A genomic segment from Flavobacterium sp. 9R encodes:
- a CDS encoding SusC/RagA family TonB-linked outer membrane protein, which translates to MKNSLLKGLMVFLTVLCTGMTYAQEITGKVSDASGPLPGANVLVKGTSNSVQTDFDGRFTLRNVSSDAILVFSYIGLKTQEVSASGKSVINVTLKDDSAELKEVIVVGYGTVKKKDATGAVDQLSSKDFDNVSATNPAELLRGKVSGVQITQSSGEPGAGVSIRIRGNSSIRSGNNPLIVIDGVPLDGGNMSSEGGEITDIGSSSARNPLNFINQNDIESMSVLKDASSTAIYGARGANGVIVITTKKGKSNLPQLTYNASVQFSKMSGDFKLLTPSEYAKAVPGQDKGGRDYNWEDAIMQSGLTTNHDLSISKASENSNTRLSIGATSTDGIVKNTGIAKYTIGFNNSNDFFGGVLKVDTHLLYAGIKDRTTLITNNAGYIGNLIGSALYWNPTLPIYKPDGSYTFVGDDYLNPVQLLNSYKDYTNTQKLVANITTTIKLTDYLKYNFVFGVEASNSARKRQVLPTINIRSTALRAIDDVNGGVEKFGYANIANLNKFNKTFEHNITFDKDLGDNFHLNTILGYSYYDYNFEGNTSSGVGYNIAQTNLIDNIEGGIVTKFQANSARNRVELQSYFARAEAALYKKLILTGTIRRDGSSKLGENNKYDVFYALGAAYKIIEQNEGLLNDIKIRGSIGRTGNQEFAANSALNKSSYGPGGSDNGPEGVNANPNLKWETTKSYGAGIDFELFNNRLTGSFDYFQRDTKDLIFPLRPAATQPGPNSNKFENLKGNLINKGFEVGLSYKVIDTDNIQWNIAANASFLSNELKNFPVDVNAGGINGQGLTGAYAQVIKSGYPIYTYFMYEFKGYDASGNSIYTDADGNDSGLGLATRKYLDKQPLPKINLGFSTNFAYKNFDVTASFYGAFGHYIYNNTANAYFFKGALLGGRNTVPEVASSPQAQGDPNSPSTKYLEKGDFLRLGNLTLGYTFKGAGLERFKIKSARFYVNADNLFVITSYSGFDPEVDTDKTLGGVPSAGMDYLSYPRAKSVAIGLNVTF; encoded by the coding sequence ATGAAAAATAGTCTACTAAAAGGCTTGATGGTATTTCTAACGGTTCTTTGCACTGGGATGACCTATGCACAAGAGATTACCGGGAAAGTATCAGATGCTAGTGGTCCTCTTCCTGGGGCCAATGTATTGGTAAAAGGAACTAGTAATTCTGTTCAGACAGATTTTGATGGAAGATTTACGCTGAGAAACGTCAGCTCAGACGCAATCTTGGTATTTAGCTACATTGGTTTAAAAACACAAGAAGTTAGTGCTTCAGGTAAAAGTGTAATCAATGTTACTCTAAAAGATGATTCTGCAGAATTGAAAGAAGTAATCGTGGTAGGTTATGGTACTGTGAAAAAGAAAGATGCTACAGGAGCTGTGGATCAATTAAGTTCTAAAGATTTTGATAATGTTTCAGCAACCAATCCAGCAGAATTGCTAAGAGGTAAGGTTTCGGGTGTTCAAATCACTCAATCTAGTGGAGAACCAGGGGCCGGTGTTTCGATTAGAATACGTGGTAATTCATCAATTCGTTCTGGAAATAATCCTTTAATTGTAATTGATGGTGTACCATTGGATGGTGGAAATATGTCCTCTGAGGGTGGTGAAATAACGGATATTGGTTCCTCTTCCGCAAGGAATCCTTTAAATTTCATCAATCAAAATGATATTGAAAGTATGTCGGTTTTGAAAGACGCTTCTTCAACTGCAATTTATGGTGCAAGAGGAGCAAATGGTGTTATTGTAATTACTACAAAAAAAGGAAAATCAAATTTACCTCAGTTAACTTATAACGCCTCTGTACAATTTAGTAAAATGTCAGGAGATTTCAAGTTGTTAACTCCAAGTGAGTATGCAAAGGCAGTGCCCGGGCAAGACAAAGGAGGTCGAGATTATAATTGGGAAGATGCAATTATGCAATCTGGATTAACAACAAACCATGATTTATCAATCAGTAAGGCTTCAGAAAATTCCAATACTCGTTTGTCTATTGGAGCTACTTCAACAGATGGTATTGTTAAAAATACTGGTATAGCTAAATACACTATCGGTTTTAATAATTCGAATGATTTTTTTGGTGGTGTTTTAAAAGTTGATACTCATTTATTGTATGCAGGAATTAAAGACAGAACAACATTGATAACTAATAATGCTGGATATATAGGTAACTTAATTGGATCTGCTTTGTATTGGAATCCAACTTTACCTATTTACAAACCAGATGGCTCTTATACTTTTGTTGGGGATGATTATTTAAATCCTGTTCAATTGTTAAATTCTTATAAAGATTATACAAATACTCAAAAGTTAGTTGCTAATATCACTACTACGATTAAGTTAACAGATTATTTAAAATACAATTTTGTGTTTGGAGTAGAAGCTTCAAATTCTGCTAGAAAAAGACAAGTATTACCAACGATCAATATTAGAAGTACTGCTCTAAGAGCAATAGATGACGTGAATGGAGGTGTTGAAAAATTTGGTTATGCGAATATTGCCAATTTAAATAAGTTTAATAAAACATTTGAACACAATATTACTTTTGATAAAGACTTAGGTGATAATTTTCATTTAAACACTATTTTAGGTTATTCATATTACGACTATAATTTTGAAGGGAATACTTCTTCAGGTGTAGGTTATAATATAGCTCAGACTAACTTGATTGATAATATAGAAGGTGGAATTGTTACTAAATTTCAAGCAAATTCTGCAAGAAATAGAGTCGAGTTACAGTCTTACTTTGCAAGAGCTGAAGCGGCTTTATATAAAAAATTGATTCTTACTGGAACAATTAGAAGGGATGGGTCTTCTAAATTAGGTGAGAACAATAAATATGATGTGTTTTATGCTTTAGGAGCAGCCTACAAGATAATTGAGCAAAACGAAGGTTTGTTAAATGATATAAAAATTAGAGGAAGTATAGGAAGGACTGGTAATCAAGAGTTTGCTGCGAATTCAGCTCTAAACAAAAGTTCCTACGGTCCAGGAGGTTCAGATAATGGTCCAGAAGGTGTGAATGCAAATCCAAATTTGAAATGGGAGACTACAAAATCTTATGGAGCGGGTATTGATTTTGAGCTATTTAATAATAGATTAACAGGTTCTTTTGATTACTTCCAAAGAGATACTAAAGATTTGATTTTTCCTTTGAGACCTGCTGCTACACAACCGGGTCCAAATTCAAATAAATTTGAGAATCTTAAAGGGAATTTAATCAATAAAGGGTTTGAGGTTGGTTTAAGTTATAAAGTAATTGATACAGACAATATTCAGTGGAATATAGCTGCAAACGCTTCATTCTTAAGTAATGAATTGAAAAACTTCCCAGTTGATGTAAATGCTGGAGGAATAAATGGTCAAGGTCTTACAGGTGCTTATGCACAAGTTATAAAAAGTGGATATCCTATTTACACATATTTTATGTATGAATTTAAAGGATATGATGCATCTGGAAATTCAATTTATACAGATGCTGATGGTAATGATTCAGGTTTGGGGCTTGCTACAAGAAAGTATCTTGATAAACAGCCATTACCAAAAATCAATCTAGGTTTTTCTACTAATTTTGCATATAAAAACTTTGATGTTACAGCTTCTTTTTATGGGGCTTTTGGTCACTATATTTATAATAATACAGCTAATGCCTATTTCTTTAAAGGAGCATTATTAGGAGGAAGAAACACAGTGCCAGAAGTGGCAAGCTCACCTCAAGCACAAGGAGATCCAAATTCACCTTCAACAAAATATTTAGAGAAAGGGGATTTCTTGAGATTAGGAAATTTAACATTAGGGTATACCTTTAAGGGTGCTGGTTTAGAACGTTTTAAAATAAAATCGGCAAGATTTTATGTAAATGCAGATAACTTATTTGTAATAACTTCTTATTCTGGTTTTGATCCTGAAGTTGATACCGATAAAACTTTGGGAGGGGTGCCTTCTGCAGGGATGGATTATTTGTCATATCCAAGAGCAAAAAGCGTAGCTATTGGTCTTAACGTAACATTTTAA